A genome region from Jeongeupia sp. HS-3 includes the following:
- the cydP gene encoding cytochrome oxidase putative small subunit CydP, producing MKRRTGLPLWLEITVILLIKCLLLYGAWKLWFAEPMAKNMTVPDRAINQQLLGGSTTMPANLPSSGDTDVTRR from the coding sequence ATGAAACGCCGCACCGGTTTACCCCTGTGGCTGGAAATCACCGTGATTCTGCTGATCAAGTGCCTATTGTTATATGGCGCCTGGAAGCTGTGGTTTGCCGAGCCGATGGCCAAAAACATGACCGTTCCCGATCGTGCGATCAACCAGCAGTTGCTGGGTGGATCGACCACGATGCCCGCCAATTTACCCTCTTCTGGAGATACCGATGTTACCCGTCGCTGA